One part of the Myxococcales bacterium genome encodes these proteins:
- a CDS encoding acyl carrier protein: MTKDRIIDEMKRALEKVTEQSASDQVVSEDTLLREGLGLDSFAALELLFELEEAMDVSIPQDAAAGFKTVGDVVNFVLTQHASAARPVAGSAAP; this comes from the coding sequence ATGACCAAAGATCGCATCATCGACGAAATGAAGCGCGCCCTCGAAAAGGTGACCGAACAGAGCGCGTCCGACCAAGTCGTCTCCGAAGACACTTTGCTGCGGGAAGGGCTGGGGCTCGATTCATTCGCGGCGCTCGAACTTCTCTTCGAGCTGGAGGAGGCCATGGACGTCAGCATCCCCCAAGACGCTGCGGCTGGCTTCAAGACCGTGGGCGACGTGGTGAATTTCGTGCTCACCCAGCACGCCAGTGCCGCCCGACCGGTGGCGGGGTCTGCGGCACCGTGA
- a CDS encoding DUF1552 domain-containing protein has protein sequence MKFSRRKLLNRLGLTATAPLLAGLGNRIIGEALGAPSNDRCAIIVVVGECFPLSQPYGLVPAGIEPGGKDKWDPKDQVIDALPSMFGGLQPFASRTVVVDGLRMNVGTGTLHGTGFGCLTGFRPEGLTPEGGGTPVSVSLDQFVAEEIGKATPLKSVHFGFEGGMAETSATTFSAGYQRAIPHIGSPRLLHGRLFAGAGGDAQTLKAQGPLLDSMRTQIKSLQAELAGFEKQRLDVYLAAVDDFDRRQARLRELSSQSGCEAPLPAEALGNAVQRLDAMFDMATLAVKCGITNVVGVAVGSGFGHDDLQAFAGVLADPTFGGHSKPDVYFPGMNAIVSYLSGKVAGLIQGGGRAERTTAMFVAASGSADGNHHSNVERVPAVVYDGTGTLKTGSRYLRFAKNTRSVVDFYSSVAHAMGRPTADFGKGSLHKVEGPIASLMA, from the coding sequence ATGAAGTTTTCGCGACGTAAATTGCTCAATCGTTTGGGGCTGACCGCCACGGCGCCGCTTTTGGCTGGTCTCGGGAACCGGATCATCGGCGAGGCCCTCGGGGCGCCCTCGAACGATCGCTGCGCCATCATCGTGGTTGTCGGCGAATGCTTCCCGCTGTCGCAACCCTACGGTCTCGTGCCTGCAGGCATCGAACCCGGTGGCAAAGATAAGTGGGACCCGAAAGACCAAGTCATCGACGCGCTGCCGAGTATGTTCGGAGGCCTTCAGCCGTTCGCGTCACGCACGGTCGTGGTGGATGGGTTGAGGATGAACGTCGGCACCGGCACGCTGCACGGCACCGGTTTCGGCTGCTTGACTGGGTTTCGTCCCGAGGGTCTCACGCCCGAAGGCGGTGGCACGCCGGTGAGCGTGAGCCTGGATCAGTTCGTGGCAGAGGAGATCGGCAAAGCGACCCCGCTCAAGTCGGTCCATTTTGGATTCGAGGGCGGGATGGCGGAGACCAGCGCTACGACGTTTTCGGCCGGATACCAACGTGCAATCCCCCACATCGGCTCGCCCCGGCTTCTGCACGGCAGGCTCTTCGCCGGAGCGGGGGGAGATGCTCAGACGCTCAAAGCTCAGGGGCCGCTGCTCGATTCCATGCGCACCCAGATCAAGTCGCTGCAAGCGGAGCTCGCCGGCTTCGAGAAACAGCGCCTCGACGTTTACCTGGCCGCGGTCGACGACTTCGATCGCCGGCAAGCGAGACTCCGTGAGCTGAGCTCACAATCCGGTTGTGAAGCTCCGTTGCCGGCCGAGGCTCTGGGCAACGCCGTCCAGCGGCTCGATGCCATGTTCGACATGGCGACGCTTGCCGTGAAGTGTGGGATCACGAATGTGGTTGGGGTGGCGGTGGGCTCCGGCTTTGGTCACGATGACCTGCAAGCCTTTGCCGGGGTCCTGGCCGATCCGACCTTTGGCGGGCATAGCAAGCCAGACGTGTATTTTCCCGGCATGAATGCCATCGTGTCTTACCTCAGCGGCAAGGTGGCCGGACTCATCCAGGGCGGCGGCCGGGCCGAGCGCACCACCGCGATGTTCGTGGCCGCAAGTGGATCGGCCGATGGGAATCACCATTCGAACGTCGAGCGGGTACCGGCGGTCGTATACGATGGCACGGGCACACTGAAGACGGGTTCGCGGTATCTCCGGTTCGCCAAGAACACCCGCTCCGTCGTCGATTTCTACAGCAGCGTGGCCCACGCGATGGGACGTCCCACAGCCGATTTCGGCAAGGGCAGCCTACACAAGGTCGAGGGGCCCATTGCGTCGCTGATGGCCTGA
- a CDS encoding glycoside hydrolase family 15 protein → MGLRIEDYALIGDCQSAALVGIDGSIDWLCFPRFDAGACFAALLGTAENGRWRVAPSAPVRKVSRRYRDSSLVLETTFETDEGTVTVIDFMPPRDREPNLVRMIRGDRGAVDMHMELVIRFDYGQVVPWVRRVEGGIRAVGGPDTLYCLGDVPMVGEDLHTVSTFRVQAGETKCLSLVYAPTHEPCEPRPDPHTSLDEAESFWAEWTGRCTYQGPWREAVIRSLITLKAMTYAPSGGLVASVTSSLPEQIGGSRNWDYRYCWLRDATFTLYALISGGYVDEAAAWRKWLINAVAGSPDKIQIMYGVAGERRLSEHELPWLAGYRGSVPVRMGNAAHEQHQLDVYGEVMDALHLARRAGISPDENAWRVQRGLIDFLERDWRKPDEGIWEVRGPRRQFTHSKVMAWVAFDRAIKAVERSGQKGPSERWKVTRAEIRAQVLEEGFNSTLNTFTQFYGGHEADASLLMIPLVGFLPASDPRMVGTVAYIQKHLDRNGFVARYDAGPEIDGMPAGEGAFLLCSFWLADNLVLQGRHDEAQALFEKLLALRNDVGLLAEEYDVHQGHFLGNFPQAFSHVGLINTALNLANHGPARERAEASP, encoded by the coding sequence ATGGGATTGCGGATTGAAGACTACGCGCTCATCGGTGACTGTCAGAGCGCGGCTTTGGTGGGGATCGATGGTTCGATCGACTGGTTGTGCTTCCCGCGTTTTGATGCGGGGGCTTGCTTCGCGGCGCTCTTGGGCACGGCCGAGAACGGCCGCTGGCGGGTGGCACCTTCCGCACCCGTGAGGAAGGTTTCGCGCCGCTATCGCGACAGCAGCCTCGTGCTCGAGACCACGTTCGAAACGGACGAGGGCACCGTCACGGTGATCGATTTCATGCCTCCGCGGGATCGCGAGCCCAACCTCGTCAGGATGATCCGGGGCGACCGGGGCGCGGTCGACATGCACATGGAGCTGGTGATTCGCTTCGACTACGGTCAAGTCGTGCCGTGGGTCCGAAGGGTTGAGGGCGGCATCCGGGCGGTGGGGGGACCCGATACGCTGTACTGCCTCGGCGACGTGCCGATGGTGGGAGAAGATTTGCACACGGTCAGCACGTTTCGCGTGCAGGCGGGCGAGACGAAATGCCTGTCACTCGTTTATGCACCCACCCACGAACCCTGCGAGCCGCGGCCCGATCCGCACACGAGCCTCGACGAGGCCGAGAGCTTCTGGGCCGAGTGGACGGGCCGGTGCACGTACCAGGGGCCCTGGCGCGAAGCCGTGATCCGCTCGCTCATCACACTCAAGGCGATGACGTACGCCCCGAGCGGCGGGTTGGTCGCCTCCGTCACCAGCAGCTTGCCCGAGCAGATCGGTGGCTCGCGCAACTGGGACTATCGCTACTGCTGGCTTCGCGACGCCACGTTCACACTCTACGCGCTCATCAGTGGGGGCTATGTCGATGAAGCGGCCGCCTGGCGCAAGTGGCTGATCAATGCAGTCGCGGGCAGCCCGGACAAGATTCAGATCATGTACGGGGTGGCGGGCGAGCGGCGCCTGTCCGAGCACGAGCTGCCGTGGCTGGCGGGCTACCGGGGCTCGGTGCCGGTGCGGATGGGCAACGCGGCTCACGAGCAGCATCAGCTCGACGTCTACGGCGAGGTCATGGATGCGCTTCATCTCGCGCGTCGGGCTGGCATCAGTCCCGACGAGAACGCGTGGCGTGTGCAAAGGGGCCTCATCGACTTTCTCGAGCGTGATTGGCGAAAGCCCGACGAAGGCATTTGGGAGGTGCGGGGGCCGCGCCGGCAGTTCACACATTCGAAGGTCATGGCCTGGGTGGCCTTCGATCGGGCCATCAAGGCCGTGGAGCGTTCGGGCCAAAAGGGTCCCAGCGAGCGCTGGAAGGTGACGCGGGCCGAGATCCGTGCGCAGGTGCTCGAGGAAGGCTTCAACAGCACCCTTAACACCTTTACGCAGTTTTACGGTGGGCATGAGGCGGACGCGAGCTTGTTGATGATTCCCCTCGTGGGCTTTTTACCGGCCTCCGATCCGCGGATGGTGGGTACGGTGGCTTATATCCAGAAGCATCTCGACCGCAACGGCTTCGTGGCCAGGTACGACGCGGGGCCGGAGATCGACGGCATGCCCGCGGGTGAGGGCGCGTTTTTGCTTTGTTCTTTCTGGTTGGCAGACAACCTCGTGCTGCAAGGGCGGCACGACGAGGCGCAAGCCCTCTTCGAAAAGTTGTTGGCGTTGCGCAACGACGTGGGACTGCTTGCAGAGGAGTACGACGTTCACCAAGGCCACTTCCTTGGCAACTTCCCCCAGGCTTTTTCTCACGTGGGGCTCATCAACACGGCGCTCAACCTGGCCAACCATGGTCCGGCCCGGGAGCGGGCGGAAGCGTCCCCGTAA
- a CDS encoding NAD(P)/FAD-dependent oxidoreductase, which yields MTPDVPGVTPTVVVGGGPAGALAALLLARRGRSIRLLERTTEAGVKVCGEFLSPEAVQRLDRVGFPWARAEAVSLTRVVLMAAGRQVEVALPFEARSVARAKLDGWLLEEAGRAGAHIERGVTVRDIALTRPGFQLRTNQGDLHTTGLVLATGKHALSAFNPRAGTGDETLVGYKMDFSRLSPRVRATLDHTMGLFFFEGGYGGIARTGNDAATVSLLVRAHVGRRFGLRDLSLLQALAPELPLLSLLLDEATADWARPATVANLPYGHCAPARPLAPGLLAVGDQFAVLPSFTGTGISFALASGALAARCLYESPEPAAAAARHAAFARPLARAVQRRAMLLHSAFQKPLFAAVALRALAHAPRLAVWVARATRLPAPVATTGQEAWV from the coding sequence GTGACGCCCGACGTGCCGGGCGTAACGCCCACCGTGGTGGTGGGCGGGGGCCCTGCCGGGGCGCTCGCGGCCCTGCTTTTGGCGAGGCGAGGGCGAAGCATTCGGCTGCTCGAGCGCACGACCGAAGCGGGGGTCAAGGTGTGCGGCGAGTTTCTCTCTCCCGAAGCCGTGCAGCGGCTGGATCGCGTGGGCTTTCCCTGGGCCCGCGCCGAAGCAGTCTCGCTGACGCGGGTGGTTTTGATGGCAGCGGGGCGCCAGGTGGAGGTGGCCTTGCCTTTCGAGGCCCGCAGCGTGGCGCGGGCGAAGCTCGATGGATGGCTTCTGGAGGAGGCAGGACGCGCGGGCGCACACATCGAACGCGGCGTGACCGTGCGGGACATCGCGCTCACTCGCCCTGGGTTTCAGCTACGCACGAACCAAGGCGACCTGCACACCACGGGGCTTGTTTTGGCGACCGGCAAACACGCGCTCTCTGCATTCAACCCGCGCGCCGGCACCGGCGACGAGACGTTGGTCGGCTACAAGATGGATTTTTCCCGCCTGTCGCCACGTGTGCGTGCCACGCTCGACCACACCATGGGGTTGTTCTTTTTCGAGGGTGGCTACGGGGGCATCGCCCGGACGGGGAACGATGCCGCGACGGTGAGCCTGCTCGTGAGAGCCCACGTGGGCCGCCGCTTCGGCCTGCGCGATCTGAGCTTGCTCCAAGCGCTGGCGCCCGAGCTGCCCCTCTTGTCGCTCCTCCTCGACGAAGCCACGGCAGACTGGGCCCGCCCGGCCACCGTGGCGAATCTACCCTACGGCCACTGCGCGCCGGCCCGCCCTCTGGCCCCCGGCCTGCTCGCCGTGGGAGATCAGTTTGCGGTGTTGCCTTCGTTTACAGGTACGGGCATTTCCTTTGCTCTTGCCTCGGGGGCCCTCGCGGCGCGCTGCCTCTACGAATCACCAGAGCCGGCCGCTGCGGCCGCGCGCCATGCCGCTTTCGCCCGGCCGCTGGCGCGGGCGGTGCAACGAAGGGCCATGCTGCTGCACAGCGCCTTCCAGAAGCCGCTCTTTGCCGCCGTGGCTTTGCGCGCCCTTGCCCACGCGCCTCGCCTCGCCGTCTGGGTCGCGCGCGCCACCCGGCTGCCCGCGCCCGTCGCGACAACAGGCCAGGAGGCGTGGGTATGA
- a CDS encoding beta-ketoacyl-[acyl-carrier-protein] synthase family protein, protein MGRRVVVTGLGVVSAAGQDVPSFWHNIVTGRPAIERLDDLEGAPCPVPFLARVPDDALEAACQTWGVRKTDRVTRFAAVAARQAMNDAGLARASAALDRERAGVIFGSGLGGLMFQEEQMWKLMRNMDARLHPHSVPRISATALVNEVALPFGFAGPGFVVSSACTSGAHAVGLAMRAIENDEADLMLAGGAEAPLTRFTVTAFSLLGVLAKGAGAPETAAKPFDERRDGFVLGEGAGALVLEEEGHARARGAPIYARLCGFGQSLGAHHPVSVRPDGQDAASAMKRALRDAGVSPEHVGYVNAHGTGTRENDAAESRAMHLVFGARGAAVPISSVKPVTGHALGAAGAFEAIVTSLSLAQGRIPPSANCEAPAADCPVDVVRGESRRNDGEYALSNAFGFGNINVALVFGHASNTKVPVGASRNDASQASGQT, encoded by the coding sequence ATGGGAAGGCGCGTTGTCGTCACCGGGCTTGGCGTCGTGAGCGCGGCGGGGCAGGACGTACCGTCGTTCTGGCACAACATCGTAACGGGGCGCCCGGCGATCGAGCGTCTCGACGACCTCGAGGGGGCCCCCTGCCCCGTTCCATTCCTGGCGCGCGTTCCTGATGACGCGCTGGAAGCGGCTTGCCAGACGTGGGGCGTCCGAAAGACAGACCGGGTCACACGCTTTGCGGCCGTAGCAGCCCGCCAGGCCATGAACGACGCCGGACTCGCCCGCGCGTCCGCCGCCTTGGATCGTGAGCGTGCCGGCGTGATCTTTGGCTCGGGGCTCGGTGGGCTGATGTTTCAGGAAGAACAGATGTGGAAGCTGATGCGCAACATGGACGCGCGCCTGCACCCGCACAGCGTTCCGCGTATCTCGGCCACGGCCCTCGTGAACGAGGTTGCGCTTCCTTTTGGGTTCGCGGGCCCTGGTTTCGTCGTGAGCAGCGCCTGCACCTCGGGGGCTCACGCTGTGGGGCTTGCGATGCGGGCCATCGAAAACGACGAAGCGGACCTGATGCTGGCGGGCGGTGCAGAGGCCCCGCTCACGCGGTTCACCGTAACGGCCTTTTCACTCTTGGGTGTCCTTGCCAAAGGAGCAGGTGCGCCTGAAACGGCAGCGAAACCTTTCGATGAGCGCCGGGATGGCTTCGTGCTCGGCGAAGGCGCCGGCGCCTTGGTTCTGGAAGAAGAAGGTCACGCGCGGGCCCGCGGCGCGCCCATCTACGCACGGCTGTGTGGTTTCGGACAATCGCTAGGGGCCCATCACCCCGTATCCGTTCGGCCCGACGGCCAAGACGCGGCTTCGGCGATGAAACGCGCGCTGCGCGACGCGGGCGTATCACCCGAGCACGTCGGCTACGTCAATGCTCACGGTACGGGCACGCGCGAAAACGACGCAGCCGAGAGCCGCGCGATGCACCTGGTGTTCGGCGCGCGGGGCGCCGCCGTACCCATCTCCTCGGTGAAGCCCGTGACCGGTCATGCACTGGGCGCAGCAGGCGCGTTCGAGGCCATCGTGACCAGCTTGAGCTTGGCGCAGGGGCGGATCCCGCCGAGCGCCAACTGCGAAGCCCCTGCGGCCGATTGCCCGGTCGACGTGGTCCGCGGCGAAAGCCGGCGGAACGACGGCGAGTATGCGCTCTCCAACGCCTTTGGTTTCGGCAACATCAACGTGGCACTTGTCTTTGGCCACGCATCAAACACGAAGGTACCGGTTGGGGCGTCCAGAAACGATGCCTCGCAAGCGAGCGGACAAACATGA
- a CDS encoding methyltransferase domain-containing protein, producing the protein MSLAFACRLPVVLCLAVLSACAGPRRNLTQLAEPEGPAPDYAALVAAADRTEADRKLDEERRPVELLAFVGVRTGWRVAELGAGSGYTTELLARAVGPTGRVYAQNPAIVVDKYVKDLWPERLARPINAAVVRVDQEFDTPLPEEARKLDAVVMNLFYHDLYWFGTDRKAMNEAIFSALKPGGVFVIIDHSAARGAGTTEVKRLHRVEEAVVIEDVKAAGFTLVDEGQFLRNPDDARDWMVFTEGKRGHTDRFVLKFARPLVR; encoded by the coding sequence ATGTCCCTCGCCTTCGCGTGTCGCTTGCCTGTCGTGCTCTGCTTAGCGGTGTTGTCGGCCTGCGCCGGCCCTCGCCGGAACCTCACGCAGCTTGCCGAGCCCGAGGGCCCGGCCCCCGACTATGCCGCTCTCGTGGCGGCCGCTGATCGCACGGAGGCCGATCGCAAGCTGGACGAAGAGCGTCGTCCCGTGGAGCTGCTTGCGTTCGTGGGTGTTCGCACCGGGTGGCGTGTGGCGGAGCTTGGGGCTGGATCGGGCTACACCACGGAGCTCCTGGCGCGCGCGGTGGGACCTACGGGGCGTGTTTATGCCCAAAACCCTGCCATCGTGGTCGACAAGTACGTGAAGGACCTGTGGCCCGAGCGGCTGGCCAGGCCCATCAACGCTGCCGTGGTGCGCGTGGATCAGGAATTTGATACGCCGCTTCCCGAAGAGGCGCGCAAGCTCGACGCCGTGGTGATGAATTTATTTTATCACGACCTTTACTGGTTCGGGACGGACCGCAAAGCCATGAACGAGGCCATCTTCAGCGCGCTCAAGCCCGGAGGTGTTTTCGTGATCATCGATCACAGCGCGGCCCGGGGCGCGGGCACCACCGAGGTCAAGCGCCTGCATCGCGTCGAGGAAGCGGTGGTCATCGAGGACGTGAAGGCGGCGGGCTTTACGCTGGTGGACGAGGGCCAGTTCCTCCGCAACCCGGACGACGCGCGGGACTGGATGGTCTTTACCGAGGGCAAGCGGGGCCATACCGACAGGTTCGTCTTGAAGTTCGCGCGGCCTCTGGTCCGCTGA
- a CDS encoding quinone-dependent dihydroorotate dehydrogenase, translating to MYRLFFNVVLRRLPTETVHHLAFGALRVLMGFPVLGWLLRRALMPTDPALRVRTLGLTFPSPIGLAAGFDKDALGPDALAALGFGFVEVGTLTGQAQSGNPQPRLFRLPADRALVNRMGFNNGGALAARERLVRPHRGIVGGNIGKTKVVPEDEAAGDYVVSASALAEVVDYLVVNVSSPNTPGLRNLQAVEKLAPLLRAVREGLDRAHPRRRVPLLVKIAPDLADTDVDAVADMALALGLDGIIATNTTISRTGLATPASDVEAIGAGGLSGAPVKARALEVLRRLAARVGDRLVLVAVGGIESVDDVWARLEAGARLVQLYTGFVYEGPLLPARLNRQLAKRLREAGLDSVEALSRRGVNAELPG from the coding sequence ATGTACCGCCTCTTCTTCAATGTGGTCCTGCGTCGTTTGCCCACGGAGACCGTTCACCACTTGGCGTTCGGTGCCTTGCGGGTCTTGATGGGTTTTCCCGTGCTGGGTTGGCTGCTCCGCCGTGCCCTGATGCCCACCGATCCGGCGCTGCGTGTACGGACTTTGGGTCTCACGTTTCCGAGCCCCATCGGCCTGGCGGCCGGGTTCGATAAAGACGCTCTGGGGCCCGATGCCCTGGCGGCGCTGGGCTTCGGCTTCGTGGAGGTGGGCACGCTTACGGGGCAGGCACAATCCGGAAACCCCCAGCCCCGGCTCTTCCGGTTGCCGGCTGACCGTGCGCTCGTCAACCGCATGGGCTTCAACAACGGGGGGGCCCTCGCCGCGCGGGAGCGTTTGGTCCGTCCGCATCGGGGCATCGTGGGGGGCAACATCGGCAAAACGAAGGTGGTGCCCGAAGACGAGGCCGCGGGCGATTACGTCGTCAGCGCCAGCGCGTTGGCCGAGGTGGTCGACTATCTCGTGGTGAACGTGAGCTCACCGAACACGCCGGGGCTTCGCAACCTTCAGGCGGTGGAAAAGCTCGCGCCTCTTTTGCGCGCCGTTCGTGAGGGCCTGGACCGGGCCCATCCGCGCCGACGGGTGCCGTTGCTGGTGAAGATCGCCCCCGATCTCGCCGACACCGACGTGGATGCCGTGGCCGACATGGCGCTCGCACTGGGGCTCGACGGCATCATCGCCACCAACACCACCATCTCGCGCACGGGGCTCGCAACGCCGGCCTCCGACGTCGAGGCGATCGGGGCAGGGGGCCTTTCGGGTGCGCCCGTGAAGGCCCGCGCGCTCGAGGTGTTGCGTCGCCTTGCCGCCCGCGTGGGGGATCGCCTGGTGTTGGTGGCCGTAGGCGGTATCGAGTCCGTGGATGACGTATGGGCGCGCCTCGAGGCGGGGGCTCGCCTGGTGCAGCTTTACACGGGCTTCGTCTACGAGGGTCCCTTGCTGCCTGCGCGCCTCAACCGTCAGCTGGCCAAACGCTTGCGTGAGGCTGGGCTCGATTCGGTGGAGGCGCTGTCACGCCGCGGGGTGAACGCGGAGCTTCCAGGCTAG
- a CDS encoding type III polyketide synthase: protein MTSSRPAVHLLDVATAVPPHVCTRAQAQTVAQQVFAEEPEALSFLARLLDASGIAQRHTVLADYSCPAEARTFFGRATNFRPEPGTGQRNRLFVEAANELSLAAASRLVEGDTAWRSRVTHLVTASCTGFSAPGFDIHLVRALGLSPRVARTHVGFMGCYAGFSTLKLARALCQADPSALVLVVHVELCTLHVHFRPDPDTLVANSLFADGVAAALVGGHAHGPLGRQPLSLCGEASFLLPGGEEDMTWHIGDHGFDMTLSPRVPFLLHKHLPSAFAALLDERQVSRDEIAHWAIHPGGPAILEKACKALGLDERHVQVSRDVLAGHGNMSSSTIFFLLDQIRRRREPGFVYACGFGPGLTLESALLHHPGAIS from the coding sequence ATGACGTCGTCTCGCCCTGCCGTTCACCTGCTGGACGTGGCCACCGCCGTTCCGCCGCACGTGTGCACACGGGCGCAGGCCCAAACGGTGGCGCAGCAGGTGTTCGCGGAAGAGCCCGAGGCGCTTTCCTTCCTGGCGCGATTGCTCGACGCCTCGGGCATCGCCCAACGTCACACGGTGCTCGCGGACTACAGCTGCCCTGCCGAAGCCCGTACTTTTTTTGGTCGCGCGACCAACTTCCGCCCCGAGCCGGGCACGGGCCAGCGCAACCGCCTTTTCGTGGAGGCGGCGAACGAACTGTCGCTGGCCGCGGCGTCCCGGTTGGTCGAAGGGGACACCGCCTGGCGTTCACGGGTCACCCACCTCGTCACTGCCAGCTGCACGGGGTTTTCGGCACCAGGTTTCGACATTCACCTGGTCCGCGCGTTGGGCCTTTCACCGCGCGTGGCGCGCACCCACGTGGGCTTCATGGGATGCTACGCGGGCTTTTCCACACTCAAGCTGGCGCGCGCACTCTGCCAGGCCGATCCCAGCGCGCTCGTTTTGGTGGTGCACGTGGAGCTTTGCACGCTGCACGTGCACTTTCGTCCCGACCCCGACACCCTTGTGGCGAACAGCTTGTTCGCCGATGGCGTGGCGGCGGCGCTGGTCGGAGGCCACGCGCACGGGCCGCTTGGTCGCCAGCCGCTTTCGCTCTGTGGCGAAGCGTCTTTCCTCCTGCCGGGTGGCGAAGAGGACATGACCTGGCACATTGGTGACCACGGGTTCGACATGACGCTGTCTCCCCGGGTGCCGTTTTTGTTGCACAAGCATCTGCCAAGCGCGTTCGCCGCCCTGCTCGATGAACGGCAAGTGTCCCGGGACGAAATCGCCCACTGGGCCATTCATCCCGGTGGGCCTGCGATCCTCGAAAAGGCGTGCAAGGCCCTCGGTCTCGACGAACGACACGTGCAGGTGTCGCGCGATGTTCTCGCGGGTCACGGCAACATGAGCTCCTCCACGATCTTTTTCCTGCTCGACCAGATCCGCCGCCGGCGCGAACCGGGCTTCGTGTACGCCTGCGGTTTTGGGCCGGGTCTCACGCTCGAGTCAGCGCTGCTGCATCACCCGGGAGCGATCTCGTGA
- a CDS encoding DUF1588 domain-containing protein, translating to MRHLAVLVAIASSLSLPLMGCAGTVSDDPDRDNETPRGGGPGGGGSVGGMGGGMGTAGAGGNELGEGGAQGGAPNVGGATGQPQAPHDDLAAKTGFVCDPKKAPAGRPRLWLLSDKQYANTLATLFKNQRLQPGNGGLPTGFLNGVPLPFTFKNSADRFSTRALSYTLAEDELRDAMQAATTLAPRIVDDWAKRTCLKQANADAAMCLGERVKFAAPILFGRPPTLEEETHFVQLGVSLSADLGLKGAVATVLRAMLMAPQFLYRTELGEPTGDGASRRLTNYEVASAVAYGLTDAPPDRELWEAAAAGALTDPVVIKGHVARLAAGLSKRGPVAAFFRQYYQYPQTSRIQRPDKGYNALMMIYDTDAFIGAMLDRHGENGFLSALLTSPLVFATKWTASLYGLTTTPAERIALETTPSPRFGILTQPSWLSSFAQVERTDPIRRGRFIRESMLCQHIPEVQIEDLPTIPEDPGRTQREKLEIHRSGVGCASCHSLMDPMGLVFEGFGYIGENRAMEAGRPVDTTGELVGSADQDGPVSGPADLTARLAASVTARECFVSHNFEYWMGRPASPGDECTLQAADTAFAQEQSYVKLLQALFSSDSFLLRRPWEESGESP from the coding sequence ATGCGCCATCTCGCCGTTCTCGTGGCCATCGCCTCGTCGCTCTCGCTGCCCTTGATGGGCTGTGCAGGCACCGTGTCCGACGACCCCGACCGCGATAACGAGACACCCCGCGGCGGGGGCCCCGGCGGCGGGGGAAGCGTTGGGGGCATGGGTGGCGGTATGGGGACCGCAGGGGCCGGTGGCAACGAGTTGGGAGAAGGCGGCGCTCAGGGCGGCGCCCCGAACGTGGGGGGGGCGACGGGACAACCCCAAGCCCCCCATGATGACCTGGCCGCAAAAACGGGCTTTGTCTGTGACCCGAAGAAGGCGCCCGCGGGTCGGCCCCGGCTGTGGCTGCTGTCGGACAAGCAGTACGCGAACACCTTGGCGACACTCTTCAAAAACCAGCGGCTGCAGCCGGGCAACGGCGGCCTTCCCACCGGTTTTTTGAACGGCGTGCCTCTGCCGTTCACGTTCAAGAACTCGGCAGATCGCTTCAGTACGCGGGCGCTTTCGTACACCCTGGCAGAGGATGAACTGCGGGATGCCATGCAGGCGGCGACAACGCTTGCCCCCCGCATCGTGGACGATTGGGCGAAGCGTACGTGCCTGAAGCAGGCGAATGCAGATGCGGCCATGTGCCTCGGCGAGAGGGTCAAGTTCGCGGCTCCGATTCTGTTCGGGCGTCCGCCGACCCTTGAGGAAGAGACTCACTTCGTCCAGCTGGGCGTATCGCTCTCCGCAGACCTGGGGCTCAAGGGAGCCGTCGCGACGGTCCTGCGTGCCATGTTGATGGCGCCTCAGTTTTTGTACCGAACGGAGCTTGGCGAGCCGACAGGTGACGGAGCCAGTCGACGCTTGACGAATTACGAAGTGGCATCGGCCGTCGCGTACGGGCTGACCGATGCTCCGCCCGACCGGGAGTTATGGGAAGCCGCTGCCGCGGGCGCACTCACGGACCCGGTGGTCATCAAGGGCCACGTGGCCAGATTGGCGGCCGGGCTTTCCAAGCGGGGCCCGGTGGCAGCCTTTTTCCGGCAGTACTACCAGTATCCCCAGACCTCCCGCATTCAGCGCCCCGACAAGGGATACAACGCGCTGATGATGATCTACGACACCGACGCCTTCATCGGTGCCATGCTGGACAGGCACGGAGAGAACGGCTTCCTTTCCGCGTTGTTGACATCGCCTCTGGTGTTCGCAACCAAGTGGACCGCCTCCCTTTACGGTTTGACGACGACCCCGGCGGAACGTATCGCCCTCGAAACGACGCCGTCACCTCGATTTGGCATCTTGACCCAGCCGAGCTGGCTCTCCTCGTTTGCGCAGGTCGAGCGGACCGACCCCATTCGACGTGGGCGCTTCATTCGCGAAAGCATGTTGTGCCAACACATCCCTGAAGTTCAGATCGAAGACCTACCCACCATCCCTGAAGATCCAGGTCGCACGCAGAGAGAAAAGCTGGAGATTCATCGCTCGGGCGTAGGCTGCGCTTCGTGCCACTCGCTGATGGACCCCATGGGCTTGGTCTTCGAGGGCTTCGGATACATCGGCGAAAATCGGGCGATGGAGGCGGGTCGCCCGGTCGACACCACGGGAGAGCTCGTGGGAAGCGCTGACCAGGACGGCCCCGTAAGCGGGCCTGCCGACCTCACCGCGCGCCTTGCCGCTTCGGTGACCGCGCGGGAGTGCTTCGTCAGCCACAACTTCGAGTACTGGATGGGGCGCCCCGCCTCTCCAGGAGACGAATGTACCTTGCAGGCAGCGGACACCGCGTTCGCTCAAGAGCAAAGCTACGTGAAACTCTTGCAGGCCCTGTTTTCGTCAGATTCGTTCCTGCTTCGGCGTCCCTGGGAAGAGTCAGGGGAAAGTCCCTGA